The proteins below come from a single Stutzerimonas stutzeri RCH2 genomic window:
- a CDS encoding Crp/Fnr family transcriptional regulator, protein MLTEKTLVAELRRHHLFSRLPEAALQEVCTSANLKRLPAGASLFHQGDKADRFYFLFSGQIKLHRVVCDGQEKLVEVMRAGESFAEALLFKGTPSYPVSATALKASLVASLNGPHYRRILEQHPDICLDILATLSIRLHQRMTEIDTLTLANASHRVVRFLAQSQQDDSGVVMLDVPKRLIASKLGIQPETFSRILHRLIDAGTISVQRRRIEILDNRKLAAYDE, encoded by the coding sequence ATGCTCACCGAAAAAACCCTGGTGGCCGAGCTGCGCCGCCACCATCTGTTCAGCCGACTGCCCGAGGCTGCGCTACAGGAGGTGTGTACCTCTGCCAACCTGAAGCGCCTGCCGGCCGGGGCGTCGCTGTTTCATCAGGGCGACAAGGCCGACCGCTTCTATTTCCTGTTCAGCGGACAGATCAAGCTGCACCGCGTTGTTTGCGACGGCCAGGAAAAGCTGGTCGAGGTGATGCGTGCCGGAGAATCCTTTGCCGAAGCCCTGCTGTTCAAGGGCACACCCAGTTACCCGGTCAGCGCGACAGCACTCAAGGCCAGCCTGGTGGCGAGCCTGAACGGCCCGCATTACCGGCGCATTCTCGAACAGCACCCGGACATCTGCCTGGACATTCTCGCCACCCTGAGCATCCGCCTGCACCAGCGCATGACCGAGATCGACACGCTGACCCTGGCCAATGCCAGCCATCGCGTGGTGCGCTTTCTCGCGCAATCGCAGCAGGATGACAGTGGCGTGGTGATGCTCGACGTGCCCAAACGGCTGATCGCATCGAAGCTCGGTATCCAGCCGGAAACCTTCTCGCGCATCCTGCATCGGCTGATCGATGCCGGAACCATTTCCGTCCAGCGCCGGCGCATCGAGATTCTCGATAACCGCAAGCTCGCCGCCTATGACGAGTGA
- a CDS encoding ribonucleoside triphosphate reductase, with product MPRQAEVAKPVSLRKRDGRLAAFEVDKIARAIAAAGAATGEFEAAVAHALAEAVRLPLAHRTAVEVEQVQDGVERALMAAGYFDTARAYIVYRERHARLRRDRKAVVDVATSMNEYLSREDWRVRANANQGYSLGGLILNVSGKVTANYWLDEVYSPAIGTAHREGDLHIHDLDMLAGYCAGWSLRTLLNEGFNGIPGRVEAGPPKHLSSALGQMVNFLGTLQNEWAGAQAFSSFDTYLAPFVRKDRLGFDEVRQAIQEFIYNLNVPSRWGTQTPFTNLTFDWVCPEDLREQIPYIGGEEMPFAYGELQAEMELINRAYIEVMQAGDGLGRVFTFPIPTYNITHDFPWDSENAERLFEMTARYGLPYFQNFLNSDMQPNQVRSMCCRLQLDVRELLKRGGGLFGSAEQTGSLGVVTVNCARLGYLYRGDKAALLEQLDVLLDMARQSLEVKRKVIQHHMDAGLYPYTKRYLGTLRNHFSTIGVNGLHEMVRNFTDDTEGLQTAAGRALAIEVLDHVRARLVQFQEDTGHLYNLEATPAEGTTYRFAKEDRKRFPDILQAGSAEAPYYTNSSQLPVGFTDDPFEALELQDELQCKYTGGTVLHLYMAEQISSAEACKKLVRNALSRFRLPYLTVTPTFSICPVHGYLAGEHEFCPKCDEALLHKQQAEAALAV from the coding sequence ATGCCCAGGCAGGCAGAAGTGGCAAAACCGGTTTCGCTGCGCAAGCGTGACGGACGGTTGGCAGCATTCGAAGTGGACAAGATCGCCCGTGCGATCGCCGCCGCTGGCGCGGCGACCGGCGAGTTCGAGGCCGCAGTAGCGCACGCGCTGGCCGAGGCCGTCCGCCTGCCACTGGCGCATCGCACAGCGGTCGAAGTCGAGCAGGTGCAGGATGGTGTCGAGCGCGCGCTGATGGCGGCCGGCTATTTCGATACCGCGCGTGCCTACATCGTTTACCGCGAACGCCATGCGCGGCTGCGCCGCGATCGCAAGGCGGTGGTTGACGTGGCGACCTCTATGAACGAGTACCTCTCCCGCGAAGACTGGCGAGTACGCGCCAACGCCAACCAGGGCTATTCGCTCGGCGGGCTGATCCTCAACGTGTCGGGCAAGGTTACTGCCAACTACTGGCTGGACGAGGTCTACAGCCCCGCAATCGGCACCGCGCATCGCGAAGGCGATCTGCATATCCATGATCTGGACATGCTCGCCGGCTACTGCGCGGGCTGGTCGCTGCGCACGCTGCTCAATGAAGGCTTCAACGGCATTCCCGGGCGAGTCGAGGCCGGCCCGCCGAAGCACCTGTCCAGCGCGCTGGGGCAGATGGTCAACTTCCTTGGCACGCTGCAGAACGAGTGGGCCGGCGCGCAGGCATTCAGCAGCTTCGATACCTATCTCGCGCCGTTCGTGCGCAAGGACCGGCTGGGTTTTGACGAGGTGCGCCAGGCGATCCAGGAGTTCATCTACAACCTCAACGTGCCGTCGCGCTGGGGCACGCAGACGCCGTTCACCAATCTGACCTTCGACTGGGTGTGCCCGGAAGACCTGCGCGAGCAGATTCCCTATATCGGTGGCGAGGAAATGCCCTTCGCTTACGGCGAGCTGCAGGCCGAGATGGAGCTGATCAACCGCGCCTATATAGAAGTGATGCAGGCCGGTGACGGCCTCGGTCGGGTGTTCACCTTCCCGATCCCGACCTACAACATTACCCACGACTTCCCCTGGGACAGCGAGAACGCCGAGCGCCTGTTCGAGATGACCGCGCGCTACGGGCTGCCGTACTTCCAGAACTTCCTCAACTCGGACATGCAGCCGAATCAGGTGCGCTCGATGTGCTGCCGCCTGCAGCTGGATGTGCGCGAGCTGCTCAAGCGTGGCGGCGGGCTGTTCGGTTCGGCCGAGCAGACCGGTTCGCTCGGTGTGGTAACGGTGAACTGCGCGCGGCTGGGCTATCTCTATCGTGGCGACAAGGCGGCGCTGCTCGAGCAGCTGGATGTGCTGCTCGACATGGCGCGGCAGAGTCTGGAGGTCAAGCGCAAGGTCATCCAGCATCACATGGACGCCGGTCTCTATCCGTACACCAAGCGTTACCTCGGCACGCTGCGCAATCACTTCTCCACCATCGGTGTGAACGGCCTGCACGAGATGGTGCGCAACTTCACCGACGACACCGAAGGGCTGCAGACCGCTGCCGGCCGGGCGCTGGCGATCGAGGTGCTCGACCATGTGCGCGCACGGCTGGTGCAGTTCCAGGAAGACACCGGGCACCTCTACAACCTCGAGGCGACGCCGGCCGAAGGCACCACCTATCGCTTCGCCAAGGAAGACCGCAAGCGCTTCCCCGACATCCTCCAGGCGGGTTCGGCCGAGGCGCCGTACTACACCAACTCCTCGCAGCTACCCGTCGGTTTCACCGACGACCCCTTCGAGGCGCTGGAGCTGCAGGACGAGCTGCAGTGCAAGTACACCGGCGGCACCGTGCTGCACCTCTATATGGCCGAGCAGATTTCCTCGGCCGAGGCCTGCAAGAAGCTGGTGCGCAATGCGCTGTCGCGTTTCCGCCTGCCCTACCTGACGGTAACGCCGACGTTCTCGATCTGCCCGGTGCACGGCTATCTGGCCGGCGAACACGAGTTCTGCCCGAAGTGCGATGAGGCACTGCTGCACAAGCAGCAAGCCGAAGCGGCCCTGGCCGTCTGA
- the nrdD gene encoding anaerobic ribonucleoside-triphosphate reductase — protein MNPASQLPQDQRQRCEVWTRVMGYHRPVTAFNPGKQSEHRERLHFTEAAAR, from the coding sequence ATGAACCCAGCCAGCCAACTGCCCCAGGACCAGCGCCAGCGTTGCGAAGTCTGGACTCGCGTGATGGGCTATCACCGCCCGGTTACCGCGTTCAACCCGGGCAAGCAGTCCGAGCATCGCGAGCGCCTGCATTTCACTGAAGCAGCGGCGCGGTGA
- a CDS encoding anaerobic ribonucleoside-triphosphate reductase activating protein, with protein sequence MTAALRVGGLVPLTTLDFPDHLACVLFCQGCGWRCRYCHNPQLIPACGNEEKPWSEILAFLEQRVGLLEAVVFSGGEPTLQTALPEAIAQVRALGYKVGLHSAGIKPKLFASILPLVDWVGFDIKALPEHSTAITGVDGSGKANWKSLEHLLESGVEHECRTTVHWQLFDADTLWDMAQRLRRLGVERFAVQCVRTARMLDDNLAESRAPYDQQRLWERLDRLFPSFVLRG encoded by the coding sequence GTGACCGCAGCACTTCGCGTCGGGGGGCTGGTCCCCCTGACCACGCTGGACTTCCCCGACCATCTGGCCTGTGTGTTGTTCTGCCAGGGTTGCGGCTGGCGCTGCCGCTACTGCCACAACCCGCAGCTGATCCCGGCCTGTGGCAACGAGGAAAAGCCCTGGTCGGAGATCCTCGCCTTCCTCGAACAACGCGTCGGCCTGCTCGAGGCGGTGGTGTTCAGTGGTGGCGAGCCGACCCTGCAGACCGCGTTACCCGAGGCGATCGCCCAGGTGCGGGCGCTGGGCTACAAGGTTGGCCTGCACAGTGCCGGCATCAAGCCGAAGCTGTTCGCCAGCATCCTGCCGCTGGTGGATTGGGTCGGTTTCGATATCAAGGCGCTACCCGAGCACAGCACGGCGATCACCGGTGTGGATGGCAGCGGCAAGGCCAACTGGAAGAGCCTCGAGCATCTGCTGGAAAGTGGCGTCGAGCACGAGTGCCGGACCACCGTGCACTGGCAGCTGTTCGACGCCGATACGTTGTGGGACATGGCGCAGCGCCTGCGCCGGCTGGGTGTCGAACGCTTCGCCGTGCAGTGCGTGCGCACCGCGCGCATGCTCGACGACAACCTCGCCGAAAGCCGCGCACCCTACGACCAGCAGCGCCTGTGGGAGCGCCTGGATCGACTGTTCCCATCCTTCGTGCTGCGTGGATAG
- a CDS encoding 4Fe-4S binding protein, whose translation MIAQAPWLARLGDLLRQHAKAIRTLQWLVVGFYLTLLVIPAFLDLPPAQAGMLDNLTVLAQFIFWGLWWPFVLLSMIFFGRLWCGVLCPEGSLSEWISWRGLNKRTPRWVRWSGWPTIAFILTTVYGQLISVYDYAQAALLILGGSTVAAMLVGFLYGRGKRVWCRHLCPVSGVFALLARLAPVHYKVDEQRWLENREPHLPTPNCAPLIDIRRMQGNSDCHACGRCSSQRGAVQLSARSPNSEILIVGGQQQSDHWDSTLLLFGMIGLAMGAFQWTVSPWFITLKQAAAEWLVDRDIFWPLEANAPWWLLTHYPQANDAFTWLDGAAILTYIFGASLLVGGALWLLLRAAVRVMRRGDNVFQHLALALVPLGGAGLFLGLSATTVKLLRYEGFLLAWAQPARAALLIGAVAWSLYLAWNVISRHGGNGLRRLLAFACVNAGCALVGYGWWLQFWGWS comes from the coding sequence ATGATCGCCCAGGCGCCGTGGCTGGCGCGACTCGGTGATCTGCTGCGCCAACATGCAAAGGCCATTCGCACGCTGCAATGGCTGGTGGTTGGCTTCTATCTGACGCTGCTGGTGATTCCCGCCTTCCTCGATCTGCCGCCGGCCCAGGCCGGCATGCTCGACAACCTGACGGTACTGGCGCAGTTCATCTTCTGGGGCCTGTGGTGGCCCTTCGTGCTGCTGTCGATGATCTTCTTCGGCCGTCTTTGGTGCGGCGTGCTCTGCCCCGAAGGCTCGCTCAGCGAATGGATCAGCTGGCGCGGGCTGAACAAACGCACGCCGCGCTGGGTACGCTGGAGCGGCTGGCCGACCATCGCCTTCATCCTCACCACCGTCTACGGCCAGCTGATCAGCGTCTATGACTATGCCCAGGCGGCACTGCTGATCCTCGGTGGCTCCACCGTCGCGGCGATGCTGGTGGGCTTTCTCTACGGGCGCGGCAAGCGCGTCTGGTGTCGCCATCTTTGCCCGGTCAGCGGCGTGTTCGCCCTGCTCGCCCGGCTGGCACCGGTGCACTACAAGGTCGATGAGCAGCGCTGGCTGGAGAATCGTGAACCGCACCTGCCGACGCCCAACTGCGCCCCGCTGATCGACATCCGCCGCATGCAGGGCAACTCCGATTGCCACGCGTGCGGCCGCTGCAGCAGCCAGCGCGGCGCAGTGCAGCTAAGCGCCCGCTCGCCCAATTCGGAAATCCTTATCGTCGGCGGTCAGCAGCAAAGCGATCACTGGGACAGCACGCTGCTGCTGTTTGGCATGATCGGCCTGGCCATGGGCGCCTTCCAGTGGACGGTCAGTCCCTGGTTCATCACCCTCAAGCAGGCCGCGGCGGAATGGCTGGTGGACCGCGACATCTTCTGGCCGCTGGAAGCCAACGCGCCCTGGTGGCTGCTGACCCACTATCCGCAGGCCAACGATGCCTTCACCTGGCTCGATGGTGCGGCGATCCTCACCTATATCTTCGGCGCCTCGTTGCTCGTCGGTGGCGCGCTGTGGCTGCTGCTGCGTGCCGCCGTGCGGGTGATGCGCCGTGGCGACAACGTATTCCAGCACCTGGCACTGGCACTGGTGCCGCTGGGCGGCGCCGGGCTGTTCCTCGGCCTTTCCGCCACCACGGTGAAGCTGCTGCGCTACGAAGGCTTCCTGCTCGCCTGGGCACAGCCGGCTCGCGCTGCACTGCTGATCGGTGCCGTGGCATGGAGTCTGTACCTGGCCTGGAACGTAATCAGCCGTCACGGCGGCAACGGCCTGCGCCGACTGCTGGCGTTCGCCTGCGTCAACGCAGGCTGCGCACTGGTGGGCTATGGCTGGTGGCTGCAGTTCTGGGGTTGGAGCTGA
- a CDS encoding FTR1 family iron permease, whose amino-acid sequence MGQSMFIVWRESVEALLVIGILHAWLRQQPGAGNALRMLWAGVAAGLGLAAALGWGVLQAGDWLAGSGGEWFQCAMLLVASMLILHMVGWMHQHGRTLKTSLQNSAAEKLSQGSGFGLLLLAMLAVGREGSETVVFLYGIGNQQQGLDLTRFVIGGVLGFALALLSYAALQAGSRYVSWRRFFQISEVMLLLLGGALLMAALDRFSGQLMGMDVPEVLYTVFGDPLWDTSALLDDGGALGGTIAGLTGYRSMPSLAAAVVLGLYWLAAWAWLKPRAQVQLAARPA is encoded by the coding sequence ATGGGCCAATCCATGTTCATCGTTTGGCGCGAAAGCGTCGAGGCCCTGCTGGTCATCGGCATCCTGCACGCCTGGCTGCGCCAGCAACCGGGGGCGGGTAATGCGCTGCGCATGCTCTGGGCCGGTGTCGCTGCCGGCCTCGGCTTGGCTGCCGCGCTGGGCTGGGGTGTACTGCAGGCCGGCGACTGGCTGGCCGGTAGCGGTGGCGAATGGTTCCAGTGCGCGATGCTGCTGGTAGCCAGCATGCTGATCCTGCACATGGTCGGCTGGATGCACCAGCATGGCCGCACGCTGAAGACCAGCCTGCAGAACAGCGCCGCGGAAAAGCTCAGCCAGGGCAGCGGCTTCGGCCTATTGCTGCTGGCCATGCTCGCCGTCGGTCGTGAAGGCAGCGAGACGGTGGTGTTCCTCTATGGCATCGGTAACCAGCAGCAAGGGCTGGACCTCACCCGTTTCGTCATCGGCGGTGTGCTCGGCTTCGCTCTCGCTCTGCTCAGCTATGCCGCGTTGCAGGCCGGCAGTCGCTACGTCAGCTGGCGGCGCTTCTTCCAGATCAGCGAGGTGATGTTGCTGCTGCTCGGTGGCGCGTTGCTGATGGCTGCGCTGGATCGTTTCAGCGGCCAGCTGATGGGCATGGATGTACCGGAAGTGCTTTACACCGTGTTCGGCGATCCGCTCTGGGATACCTCAGCCTTGCTGGATGACGGCGGCGCGTTGGGCGGCACCATCGCCGGTCTCACCGGCTATCGGTCGATGCCTTCGCTGGCAGCCGCAGTGGTTCTGGGCCTGTACTGGCTCGCCGCATGGGCCTGGCTCAAACCCCGGGCACAGGTGCAGCTCGCTGCGAGGCCGGCATGA
- a CDS encoding cupredoxin domain-containing protein, translating into MRRAGQALLGVLPLLFGLAGPAQAALPTYELTIRDGHFEPATIEVPARQRFKIIVHNAGSGPTEFESTPLRVEKVLSPGVTSFVVIHPLKPGRYPFFDEFHMDLPEGEIIAK; encoded by the coding sequence ATGCGTCGCGCCGGGCAAGCGCTGCTCGGCGTGCTGCCGCTGCTGTTCGGGCTCGCAGGTCCGGCTCAGGCAGCGCTGCCGACGTACGAGCTGACCATTCGTGACGGCCACTTCGAGCCAGCAACCATTGAAGTCCCGGCCCGCCAGCGCTTCAAGATCATCGTGCACAACGCCGGCAGCGGACCGACCGAATTCGAAAGCACGCCATTGCGCGTCGAGAAGGTGCTGTCACCCGGCGTGACCTCCTTCGTCGTGATCCACCCGCTGAAGCCGGGCCGCTATCCGTTCTTCGACGAATTCCATATGGATCTTCCCGAAGGCGAGATCATCGCCAAGTAG
- a CDS encoding iron transporter, protein MRIPATLAITTLLLTPLAQAKEYPIGEPQQCGGMEVGAVYLQPVEMDPPGMMRAAAESDVHLEADISATEDNRNGWQEGSFVPYLSIHYTLRKKGSDEVIEGEFHPMVANDGPHYGDNIKLLGPGKYQLTYKILPPGSGHNMFGRHTDKETGVAPWFEGCELNYEFTYAGIGKKGGY, encoded by the coding sequence ATGCGCATCCCCGCCACCCTGGCCATCACCACCCTGCTGCTCACCCCGCTCGCCCAGGCGAAGGAATACCCCATCGGCGAACCGCAACAGTGCGGCGGCATGGAGGTCGGCGCGGTGTATCTGCAGCCGGTCGAAATGGACCCGCCGGGCATGATGCGCGCCGCCGCCGAGTCCGACGTGCACCTGGAAGCCGATATCAGCGCCACCGAAGACAACCGCAACGGCTGGCAGGAAGGCAGCTTCGTGCCCTACCTGAGCATTCACTACACCCTGCGCAAGAAGGGCTCCGACGAGGTGATCGAAGGCGAATTCCATCCGATGGTGGCCAACGATGGGCCGCACTACGGCGACAACATCAAGCTGCTCGGCCCGGGCAAATACCAGCTGACCTACAAGATCCTGCCGCCGGGCTCGGGCCACAACATGTTCGGTCGCCACACCGACAAGGAAACCGGCGTCGCCCCCTGGTTCGAAGGCTGCGAGCTGAACTACGAGTTCACCTACGCCGGCATCGGCAAGAAAGGGGGCTACTGA
- the mdtD gene encoding multidrug transporter subunit MdtD — MQSPVSLDARTARVLPWLVAIAFFMQTLDGTILNTALPAMARDLAENPLRMQGVVIAYMLTVALLIPASGWIADRFGSRRIFVTAIVLFSVGSLLCALSTSFNQLVASRVLQGLGGALMLPVGRLVVLRAFPRSEFVRIMAFIALPGLVGPLLGPTLGGWLVEYASWHWIFLINLPVGVIGCIAALRFMPDLKGPERVRFDTLGFVLFGAAMVLVTIALEGLGHMHMSHARVMLLLVVGAACMTAYWLRAGRIDAPLFSPKLFRTRSFAVGIFGNLFARLGGGALPFLLPLLLQVALGYSPAQAGMSMIPLALGAMAVKSMAKPIIDRLGYRRLLIGNTLLLGGLIASLATIDTQTPTWLLLVHLGLIGMVNSMQFTAMNTVTLVGLSHADASSGNSLLSVVVQLSMSLGVATAGALLGGFTVDDAQGSEVLHAFQLTFLCVGGMAMLAAALFLQLEHRDPAKADDPRRPVDVGE; from the coding sequence ATGCAATCGCCCGTATCCCTAGATGCTCGCACTGCACGGGTTCTGCCGTGGCTGGTGGCGATCGCCTTCTTCATGCAGACGCTGGACGGCACCATTCTCAATACCGCGCTGCCGGCCATGGCGCGTGATCTGGCAGAGAATCCATTGCGCATGCAGGGCGTGGTGATCGCCTACATGCTCACCGTGGCGCTGCTGATTCCGGCGTCCGGCTGGATCGCCGATCGTTTCGGTAGCCGACGTATCTTCGTCACCGCCATCGTGCTGTTTTCCGTGGGCTCGCTGCTCTGTGCGCTGTCCACCAGCTTCAACCAGTTGGTGGCGTCCCGTGTGCTGCAGGGGCTGGGCGGTGCATTGATGCTGCCGGTGGGGCGCCTGGTGGTGCTGCGGGCGTTTCCGCGCAGCGAGTTCGTGCGGATCATGGCCTTTATCGCGTTGCCGGGACTGGTCGGTCCGCTGCTCGGTCCGACCCTGGGCGGCTGGCTGGTGGAGTACGCCTCCTGGCACTGGATCTTCCTGATCAACCTGCCGGTGGGGGTAATCGGCTGCATTGCTGCGCTGCGCTTCATGCCGGACCTCAAGGGGCCGGAGCGGGTGCGCTTCGATACGCTGGGCTTCGTGCTGTTCGGCGCGGCGATGGTGTTGGTCACCATTGCCCTGGAAGGGCTCGGCCATATGCATATGTCGCATGCCCGCGTAATGCTGCTGCTGGTTGTCGGCGCGGCCTGCATGACGGCGTACTGGCTGCGCGCAGGGCGCATCGACGCGCCGCTGTTCAGCCCCAAGCTGTTCCGAACGCGCAGCTTTGCCGTGGGCATCTTCGGCAACCTGTTCGCCCGCCTGGGTGGCGGTGCGCTGCCGTTCCTGCTGCCGCTGCTGCTGCAGGTGGCGCTGGGTTATTCGCCGGCGCAGGCGGGGATGAGCATGATTCCGCTGGCCTTGGGTGCGATGGCAGTGAAATCGATGGCCAAGCCGATCATCGACCGTCTCGGTTATCGCCGCCTGCTGATTGGCAACACCCTGTTGCTTGGCGGCCTTATCGCCAGCCTGGCTACGATCGATACGCAAACGCCGACCTGGCTGCTGCTGGTGCATCTCGGGCTGATCGGCATGGTCAACTCCATGCAGTTCACCGCGATGAACACCGTCACCCTGGTCGGCCTCAGCCACGCCGATGCCAGCAGCGGCAACAGCCTGTTGTCGGTGGTGGTGCAGTTGTCGATGAGCCTTGGTGTCGCCACTGCTGGGGCGCTGCTCGGTGGCTTCACGGTGGATGACGCCCAGGGCAGCGAGGTGCTGCATGCATTCCAGCTGACCTTCCTCTGCGTCGGCGGCATGGCGATGCTGGCTGCCGCGTTGTTCCTGCAGCTGGAACATCGCGATCCCGCCAAGGCTGACGATCCGCGGCGCCCGGTGGATGTCGGCGAATAG
- the edd gene encoding phosphogluconate dehydratase gives MHPVVVEVTERLIQRSRPTREAYLAMIRGAASAGPARNGAQCANFAHGVAGCGTQDKQRLRLPDAANVAIVTAYNDMLSAHQPYEGYPERLRQALRDVGSVGQVAGGVPAMCDGVTQGEPGMELAIASREVIAMSTAVALSHNLFDAALLLGICDKIVPGLLIGALRFGHLPAVFVPAGPMPSGLANKDKAAVRQRYAEGKASRDELLAAEMQAYHSPGTCTFYGTANTNQMLMEVMGLHLPGSSFVNPGTPLRDALTAEAARQVTRLTPQGGCFTPLGELVDERVLVNAIVALHATGGSTNHTLHMPAIAQAAGIQLTWQDMADLSAVVPTLARVYPNGPADINHFHAAGGVAVLVRELLAAGLLHEDVHTVMGRGLSRYTQEPFLEGGRLTWREGAAASLDESLLRPVARPFSAEGGLRVMSGNLGRGVMKVSAVAPEHRVVEAPARVFADQLELVEAFKAGELERDVVAVVRFQGPRANGMPELHKLTPYLGLLQDRGFKVALVTDGRMSGASGKVPAAIHVCPEAIDGGPLARVRDGDLLRVDGQAGVLEVLVDAAELAGRSPVAAPAASVQGCGRELFGFMRSAFSSAEQGASVFTAGLEALR, from the coding sequence ATGCATCCCGTAGTCGTCGAAGTCACTGAGCGCCTGATCCAGCGCAGCCGGCCGACGCGCGAGGCCTATCTCGCCATGATTCGTGGCGCTGCCAGCGCTGGCCCTGCACGCAACGGGGCGCAATGCGCGAACTTCGCCCATGGCGTTGCCGGATGCGGCACCCAGGACAAGCAGCGCCTGCGCCTGCCGGACGCGGCCAACGTCGCAATCGTCACCGCCTACAACGACATGCTCTCGGCGCATCAGCCCTACGAGGGTTACCCTGAACGCCTGCGCCAGGCGCTGCGCGATGTCGGCTCGGTGGGGCAAGTGGCGGGCGGCGTGCCGGCGATGTGTGACGGCGTCACCCAGGGCGAGCCGGGCATGGAGCTGGCCATTGCCAGTCGCGAGGTGATCGCCATGAGCACCGCGGTGGCGCTGTCGCACAACCTGTTCGATGCGGCGCTGCTGCTCGGCATCTGCGACAAGATCGTTCCCGGGTTGCTGATCGGCGCGCTGCGCTTCGGTCATCTGCCCGCCGTGTTCGTGCCGGCCGGGCCGATGCCGTCCGGTCTGGCCAACAAGGACAAGGCCGCGGTGCGCCAGCGCTATGCCGAAGGCAAGGCCAGTCGCGACGAGCTGCTGGCGGCGGAAATGCAGGCCTATCACAGCCCTGGCACTTGCACCTTCTACGGCACCGCCAACACCAATCAGATGCTGATGGAAGTGATGGGCCTGCATCTGCCGGGCTCGTCCTTCGTCAACCCGGGCACGCCACTGCGCGATGCGCTGACTGCCGAGGCCGCGCGCCAGGTCACTCGACTGACGCCACAGGGCGGCTGCTTCACGCCGCTGGGTGAACTGGTCGACGAGCGCGTGCTGGTCAACGCCATCGTCGCGCTGCATGCCACCGGCGGTTCGACCAACCACACCCTGCACATGCCGGCAATCGCCCAGGCGGCGGGCATCCAGCTGACCTGGCAGGATATGGCCGACCTCTCCGCGGTGGTGCCGACGCTGGCGCGGGTCTATCCCAACGGCCCGGCCGACATCAATCATTTCCATGCTGCGGGCGGTGTGGCGGTGCTGGTGCGCGAGCTGCTCGCGGCCGGCCTGCTGCATGAAGATGTGCATACCGTGATGGGGCGTGGCCTCAGTCGCTATACCCAGGAGCCCTTCCTCGAAGGCGGTCGATTGACCTGGCGTGAAGGCGCTGCGGCGAGCCTGGACGAAAGCCTCCTGCGGCCGGTTGCGCGGCCGTTCTCTGCCGAGGGCGGTCTGCGGGTGATGAGCGGCAATCTCGGCCGCGGCGTGATGAAGGTGTCTGCCGTGGCGCCCGAGCACCGCGTCGTGGAGGCTCCGGCGCGGGTCTTCGCCGATCAACTGGAGTTGGTCGAGGCATTCAAGGCGGGCGAGCTGGAGCGCGATGTCGTTGCGGTGGTGCGCTTCCAGGGGCCGCGCGCCAACGGCATGCCCGAGTTGCACAAGCTGACGCCTTATCTTGGTCTGTTGCAGGACCGCGGTTTCAAGGTCGCGCTGGTCACCGACGGGCGCATGTCCGGTGCGTCGGGCAAGGTGCCGGCGGCGATCCATGTATGTCCCGAGGCAATCGATGGCGGCCCGCTGGCGCGTGTGCGTGACGGCGATCTGCTGCGCGTGGATGGGCAGGCCGGCGTGCTCGAGGTGCTGGTCGATGCCGCCGAGCTGGCCGGCCGATCGCCTGTTGCTGCGCCGGCTGCGAGCGTGCAGGGTTGCGGGCGCGAGCTGTTTGGCTTTATGCGCTCGGCGTTCAGCTCCGCCGAGCAGGGCGCCAGCGTGTTCACTGCTGGGCTGGAGG